A window of the Linepithema humile isolate Giens D197 chromosome 4, Lhum_UNIL_v1.0, whole genome shotgun sequence genome harbors these coding sequences:
- the LOC136999580 gene encoding odorant receptor 24a-like isoform X2 produces the protein MIFHRDIVTLSVHKLALSCIGIWPVKKTNIFINLRWIIAVFFEVMPMSIYFTEIYLHCHGAKQSFDSVTPAAAAALALTRLITPRIHRTKLHEIVTSMMDDWTTQQDKRVRWLMKKYASMSTRVTVLTFILVGIIVGGYMSMAISTIRARAGNEIDNASTSHGVQYCVFRSPSSHQAFMIVQAVQMFITGISTFGTTSFFFGLAMHLCSQFDALGVKLSDSPVDETRHAIANAVQRHCHLIHLADCMEESFNTNILIYLFVTTTLMCINGFMLIVSLQLGDLSMIIHNASVLLLMMIQLSFYTFAGDCLEMRSAALSYATYDCDWYELPASTAKDFQIILMRASIPHQLTAGKFITMNMMTFKDILKSTASYLSVLRVMLNE, from the exons ATGATCTTCCATAGAGACATTGTGACATTATCGGTGCACAAACTGGCCCTCAGTTGCATTGGCATCTGGCCTGTGaagaaaacaaacattttcataaatctCAGATGGATTATCGCCGTATTTTTCGAG gTAATGCCAATGAGCATTTATTTCACCGAAATTTACCTTCACTGCCATGGCGCTAAACAATCTTTTGATTCGGTGACAccagctgctgctgctgcgctGGCTCTCACAAGATTAATCACACCTCGTATTCATCGAACAAAATTACACGAGATAGTCACTTCCATGATGGATGACTGGACTACGCAGCAGGATAAAAGGGTTCGTTGGCTTATGAAGAAATATGCGTCGATGTCAACGCGCGTAACGGTGCTTACCTTCATTTTGGTGGGCATCATAGTGGGTGGTTACATGTCCATGGCAATATCAACGATCAGAGCAAGAGCGGGCAACGAGATCGACAACGCGAGCACAAGCCACGGTGTTCAGTACTGTGTGTTTCGAAGTCCATCGTCGCATCAGGCGTTCATGATCGTTCAAGCTGTGCAAATGTTTATCACTGGCATATCAACCTTTGGTACCACCAGTTTTTTCTTCGGCCTGGCTATGCATCTGTGCTCCCAGTTTGACGCGTTGGGCGTCAAGCTGTCCGATTCCCCAGTCGACGAGACGCGTCACGCGATAGCCAATGCAGTCCAAAGACATTGTCATCTAATACATTTGGCTGACTGTATGGAAGAGTCGTTCAATACaaacattttgatatatttattcgttACCACAACTCTTATGTGTATAAATG GCTTCATGTTAATCGTCTCGCTACAACTTGGCGATTTATCCATGATTATACATAACGCTAGCGTTTTACTACTCATGATGATTCAGCTGTCATTTTATACGTTTGCTGGTGATTGCTTGGAGATGAGGAGCGCGGCGCTGTCATATGCCACTTACGACTGCGATTGGTATGAGCTGCCTGCCAGTACAGCTAAAGATTTTCAGATTATTCTAATGCGAGCCAGTATCCCTCATCAACTGACTGCTGGAAAATTTATAACCATGAATATGATGACgttcaaagatattttaaaatccacGGCGTCGTATCTCTCGGTCTTACGTGTCAtgttaaatgaataa
- the LOC136999580 gene encoding odorant receptor 10-like isoform X1, with product MIFHRDIVTLSVHKLALSCIGIWPVKKTNIFINLRWIIAVFFERYAVKMDLLCFSFRRCLCSVMPMSIYFTEIYLHCHGAKQSFDSVTPAAAAALALTRLITPRIHRTKLHEIVTSMMDDWTTQQDKRVRWLMKKYASMSTRVTVLTFILVGIIVGGYMSMAISTIRARAGNEIDNASTSHGVQYCVFRSPSSHQAFMIVQAVQMFITGISTFGTTSFFFGLAMHLCSQFDALGVKLSDSPVDETRHAIANAVQRHCHLIHLADCMEESFNTNILIYLFVTTTLMCINGFMLIVSLQLGDLSMIIHNASVLLLMMIQLSFYTFAGDCLEMRSAALSYATYDCDWYELPASTAKDFQIILMRASIPHQLTAGKFITMNMMTFKDILKSTASYLSVLRVMLNE from the exons ATGATCTTCCATAGAGACATTGTGACATTATCGGTGCACAAACTGGCCCTCAGTTGCATTGGCATCTGGCCTGTGaagaaaacaaacattttcataaatctCAGATGGATTATCGCCGTATTTTTCGAG CGATATGCGGTAAAAATGGATCTTCTGTGCTTCTCGTTCCGCAGATGCCTATGCTCG gTAATGCCAATGAGCATTTATTTCACCGAAATTTACCTTCACTGCCATGGCGCTAAACAATCTTTTGATTCGGTGACAccagctgctgctgctgcgctGGCTCTCACAAGATTAATCACACCTCGTATTCATCGAACAAAATTACACGAGATAGTCACTTCCATGATGGATGACTGGACTACGCAGCAGGATAAAAGGGTTCGTTGGCTTATGAAGAAATATGCGTCGATGTCAACGCGCGTAACGGTGCTTACCTTCATTTTGGTGGGCATCATAGTGGGTGGTTACATGTCCATGGCAATATCAACGATCAGAGCAAGAGCGGGCAACGAGATCGACAACGCGAGCACAAGCCACGGTGTTCAGTACTGTGTGTTTCGAAGTCCATCGTCGCATCAGGCGTTCATGATCGTTCAAGCTGTGCAAATGTTTATCACTGGCATATCAACCTTTGGTACCACCAGTTTTTTCTTCGGCCTGGCTATGCATCTGTGCTCCCAGTTTGACGCGTTGGGCGTCAAGCTGTCCGATTCCCCAGTCGACGAGACGCGTCACGCGATAGCCAATGCAGTCCAAAGACATTGTCATCTAATACATTTGGCTGACTGTATGGAAGAGTCGTTCAATACaaacattttgatatatttattcgttACCACAACTCTTATGTGTATAAATG GCTTCATGTTAATCGTCTCGCTACAACTTGGCGATTTATCCATGATTATACATAACGCTAGCGTTTTACTACTCATGATGATTCAGCTGTCATTTTATACGTTTGCTGGTGATTGCTTGGAGATGAGGAGCGCGGCGCTGTCATATGCCACTTACGACTGCGATTGGTATGAGCTGCCTGCCAGTACAGCTAAAGATTTTCAGATTATTCTAATGCGAGCCAGTATCCCTCATCAACTGACTGCTGGAAAATTTATAACCATGAATATGATGACgttcaaagatattttaaaatccacGGCGTCGTATCTCTCGGTCTTACGTGTCAtgttaaatgaataa